The proteins below are encoded in one region of Podarcis raffonei isolate rPodRaf1 chromosome 8, rPodRaf1.pri, whole genome shotgun sequence:
- the LOC128419229 gene encoding vomeronasal type-2 receptor 26-like produces the protein MHCDPSYEARKLKKNYQHTLAFVFAVEELNKDFHLFPNVSLGFQLYEDGHNMRKNHEATVSILSERNWTPSVLPLPPSAYDLYYSYGRPSYDSLVSKSPKDKTIPNYHCHGQSKLAAVIGALTSESTTEMSNMLQSSKVPQICYGSSDPILSDKVQFPFLYRTVPSDLAQFTGIIKLILYFRWTWIGVVFTGDDNGEKFLQAMEGEMQRNGVCAEFILKMYSMKNLAIKTIHKMEDALTKSSANVTLFYGSTSHFFHLQVLSRNLETRGKIWIITAQWDFTAGPRPDKPDSNPFQGALSFAVHKAEIPEFQDFLRSVNPKKYPNDILMKHFWGFAFDCVMPPPYSIPIYGKRKCTERERLDSLPVSDFDMNTVWQSYSIYNAVYALHTFLKMVRFNNSAGEEVYFDENGDSTATYDIFNWIVLPNISLVSVKVGGVKHRGQDFFFDDAKVVWKERLGQHPRSICSESCLPGFRKVAEKGRPSCCFKCVRCLPGQISNQIDMDRCETCKEDYYPNEARNKCVPKNLSFLSYDEPLGIALASSAFSFSFLAIFLLGTFIKHRDSPIVKANNRDLSYILLSSLMLCFLCSLLFIGRPRMETCLLRQTAFGLIFSVSLATVLAKTITVVLAFNATKPGNRMRKWLRPRAAHGFVLLCSLIQAGICVVWLGTSPPFPDFDTRSEPGYIILECNEGSVTAFYCILAYMGLLALVSFTVAFLARKLPDSFNEAKFITFSMLVFCSVWASFIPSYLSTKGKYMVAVEIFSILASSAGLLGCIFFPKCYIILLRPDQNSREHFTRKLNSGVQQL, from the exons AAAACTCAAGAAGAACTACCAGCACACCCTGGCCTTTGTGTTTGCAGTGGAAGAGCTCAACAAGGACTTTCATCTCTTTCCCAATGTCTCCTTGGGATTCCAGCTCTATGAGGATGGTCACAACATGAGAAAGAACCATGAGGCCACTGTTAGCATTTTATCTGAGAGGAACTGGACTCCTTCCGTGCTCCCCCTGCCTCCCAGCGCATATGATCTTTATTACTCCTACGGGAGGCCATCTTATGACAGCCTGGTCAGCAAAAGTCCAAAGGATAAAACCATCCCCAACTATCATTGCCATGGGCAGAGCAAGCTGGCAGCCGTCATTGGGGCTCTGACATCCGAGTCTACCACTGAGATGAGCAACATGTTGCAGAGCTCCAAGGTACCTCAG ATCTGTTATGGCTCGTCTGATCCCATCCTGAGTGATAAGGTCCAGTTTCCTTTTCTGTATCGGACAGTCCCCAGTGACCTGGCTCAGTTCACCGGGATCATCAAGCTGATCCTTTACTTCCGCTGGACGTGGATTGGAGTAGTTTTTACAGGTGACGATAATGGCGAGAAGTTCCTCCAGGCCATGGAAGGTGAAATGCAGAGAAATGGAGTTTGCGCTGAATTCATCTTAAAGATGTACAGCATGAAGAACCTGGCTATTAAAACCATTCATAAGATGGAAGATGCCCTCACAAAGTCCTCGGCCAATGTGACTTTATTTTACGGCAGCACCAGTCACTTCTTTCATTTACAAGTTCTGAGCCGAAATCTTGAAACGAGAGGCAAGATCTGGATCATCACAGCCCAGTGGGATTTTACTGCAGGTCCCCGGCCAGACAAACCAGACTCAAATCCATTCCAGGGCGCCTTGTCCTTTGCAGTTCATAAGGCGGAAATCCCAGAATTTCAAGACTTCCTTCGGTCTGTGAACCCTAAAAAATATCCAAATGATATTTTGATGAAGCATTTCTGGGGTTTTGCCTTTGACTGTGTGATGCCTCCTCCCTACTCAATCCCAATTTATGGGAAAAGAAAATGCACTGAAAGGGAACGACTGGACAGCCTGCCTGTTTCAGATTTTGATATGAACACCGTGTGGCAGAGCTACAGCATTTACAATGCGGTCTATGCA CTCCACACATTTCTGAAGATGGTCAGATTCAATAACAGTGCTGGAGAGGAGGTTTATTTTGATGAGAATGGAGACTCCACAGCTACTTATGATATTTTCAATTGGATCGTGCTCCCTAACATCTCCCTGGTTAGTGTGAAAGTTGGAGGAGTGAAGCACCGTGGCCAAGACTTCTTCTTTGATGATGCTAAGGTTGTCTGGAAGGAACGATTAGGGCAG CATCCACGCTCCATCTGCAGTGAGAGCTGCCTCCCTGGATTTAGAAAAGTGGCGGAAAAGGGAAGGCCCAGCTGCTGCTTCAAATGTGTCCGGTGCCTACCTGGCCAGATCTCCAACCAAATTG ATATGGACCGCTGTGAGACATGCAAAGAGGACTACTATCCAAATGAAGCCAGAAACAAGTGTGTTCCCAAAAACCTAAGTTTCCTGTCCTATGACGAGCCCCTGGGGATTGCTTTAGCTTcctctgctttttctttctcGTTCTTGGCTATATTTTTGCTCGGAACCTTTATTAAACACCGAGActctcccatagtcaaagccaacaaccgagaTCTCAGCTacatcctcctctcctccctaatgctctgcttcctctgctccttgctcttcattggccGGCCAAGGATGGAGACTTGCCTTCTCCGGCAGACAGCCTTTGGCCTCATCTTCTCAGTCTCTCTTGCTACggtcttggccaaaaccatcactgtggttctggcctTCAATGCCACAAAGCCGGGGAACAGAATGCGGAAATGGCTGAGACCCAGAGCTGCCCATGGCTTTGTGCTGCTCTGTTCTCTCATCCAGGCTGGGATCTGCGTGGTCTGGCTgggaacctctcccccattcccagattttGATACCCGCTCGGAGCCTGGGTACATTATCCTTGAGTGCAACGAGGGCTCCGTCACTGCCTTCTACTGCATCCTAGCTTACATGGGTCTCTTGGCTTTGGTGAGCTTCACGGTGGCCTTCctggccaggaagctgcctgacagcttcaatgaagccaagttcatcaccttcagtatGCTGGTTTTCTGCAGCGTCTGGGCGTCCTTCATCCCAagctacctgagcaccaaagggaaatatatggtggctgtggagatcttctctattttggcctccagtgctgggttactaGGCTGCATCTTCTTCCCCAAGTGTTATATTATTCTGCTGCGGCCAGATCAGAACAGCCGGGAGCATTTCACTCGGAAATTAAACTCTGGAGTCCAACAGCTTTAA